A stretch of Panthera tigris isolate Pti1 chromosome E2, P.tigris_Pti1_mat1.1, whole genome shotgun sequence DNA encodes these proteins:
- the LOC122234206 gene encoding zinc finger protein 324A-like isoform X1 gives MATAALTHRAQGLMAFEDVAVYFSQEEWELLDAAQRALYCHVMLENFALVSSLGLSASRPRVVLQLERGEEPWVLSGTVVTPARNAQRKPSPGPCHLAYDKVVPEAALPVTFQNGTLPAPTFTGTCERGKSSVGWQGTSLSQEKKSTGVSVIYWERLLLGPGSGEANVSLRLTSPLRTPEDSPPREKALMNRPMPDKQPRPCGAQKPFGQDGPGRGCPKIPEFETGLTSGEREKGGTSLKPHGLPASQEPPTWDQLGKALHTGPSFLSGEKPFECRACTKVFLKSSDLLKHLRTHTGERPYECSQCGKAFSQTSHLTQHQRIHSGETPYACPACGKAFRHSSSLVRHQRIHTAEKSFRCSECGKAFSHGSNLSQHRKIHAGGRPYACAQCGRRFCRNSHLIQHERTHTGEKPYTCALCGAAFSQGSSLFKHQRVHTGEKPFACTQCGRAFSHSSNLTQHQLLHTGERPFRCGDCGKAFAKGAVLLSHRRIHTGEKPFVCAHCGRAFRERPALFHHQRIHTGEKPVRRPRRGAGLCPQARPSSGAPSEGTLGRVAGPTPTSGPPAVSNPADA, from the exons ATGGCGACCGCGGCGCTGACACACCGGGCCCAG GGCCTGATGGCCTTTGAGGATGTGGCCGTGTACTTCTCCCAGGAGGAGTGGGAGCTCCTGGACGCAGCCCAGAGGGCCTTGTACTGCCACGTGATGTTAGAGAACTTCGCGCTTGTGTCCTCGCTGG GACTCTCTGCCTCACGACCCCGGGTGGTCCTGCAGCTGGAGCGTGGCGAGGAGCCCTGGGTTCTCAGCGGGACAGTTGTGACACCAGCCAGGAATGCTCAGAGAAAGCCCAGCCCTG GTCCCTGTCATCTGGCATATGACAAGGTTGTTCCTGAAGCAGCTTTGCCAGTGACCTTCCAGAATGGCACCCTTCCAGCACCTACCTTCACAGGCACCTGCGAACGTGGGAAAAGCTCAGTGGGTTGGCAGGGCACCTCCCTCTCTCAGGAGAAAAAGTCCACAGGCGTGTCGGTAATCTATTGGGAAAGGCTCCTGCTGGGTCCTGGCAGCGGGGAAGCCAATGTCAGTCTGCGGTTAACCTCTCCACTGAGGACTCCTGAGGATAGCCCGCCTAGGGAGAAAGCCCTCATGAACCGCCCCATGCCAGACAAGCAGCCGAGGCCATGTGGGGCCCAGAAGCCATTTGGGCAGGATGGCCCTGGAAGAGGCTGCCCCAAAATTCCAGAATTTGAGACTGGTCTCAcctctggggaaagagaaaagggtggAACTAGCCTCAAGCCTCATGGACTCCCTGCTAGCCAAGAGCCCCCTACCTGGGATCAGCTGGGCAAGGCCCTCCACACAGGCCCCAGCTTCCTCTCCGGGGAGAAGCCCTTCGAATGCAGAGCGTGCACCAAAGTGTTTCTGAAGAGCTCTGACCTGCTCAAGCACCTGCGCACCCACACTGGAGAGCGGCCATACGAATGCTCTCAGTGTGGCAAGGCCTTCAGCCAGACATCACACCTGACGCAGCACCAGCGCATCCACAGCGGTGAGACACCCTATGCGTGTCCGGCCTGTGGCAAGGCCTTCAGGCATAGCTCCTCGCTGGTGCGGCACCAGCGCATACACACCGCTGAGAAGTCCTTCCGCTGCAGCGAGTGCGGCAAGGCCTTCAGCCACGGCTCCAACCTCAGCCAGCACCGCAAGATCCACGCAGGCGGGCGGCCCTACGCATGTGCTCAGTGTGGCCGCCGTTTCTGCCGCAACTCGCACCTGATCCAGCACGAGCGCACGCACACGGGTGAGAAGCCTTACACCTGTGCCCTTTGTGGTGCCGCCTTCAGCCAGGGTTCCTCCCTCTTCAAGCACCAGCGCGTGCACACGGGTGAGAAGCCCTTCGCCTGCACACAGTGTGGCCGCGCCTTCAGCCACAGCTCTAACCTCACGCAGCACCAGCTGCTGCACACTGGGGAGCGGCCCTTCCGCTGCGGGGACTGTGGCAAGGCTTTCGCCAAGGGCGCAGTGTTGCTCAGCCACCGACGCATCCACACGGGTGAGAAGCCCTTTGTGTGCGCACACTGTGGCCGTGCCTTCCGCGAGCGCCCGGCCCTCTTCCACCACCAGAGGATCCACACGGGAGAGAAGCCCGTGCGGCGACCTCGGCGTGGGGCAGGCCTGTGCCCCCAGGCCAGGCCTTCTTCAGGGGCGCCATCAGAGGGCACGCTGGGCAGAGTAGCTGGGCCCACTCCCACCTCAGGCCCACCGGCAGTTTCGAACCCTGCTGACGCCTGA
- the LOC122234206 gene encoding zinc finger protein 324A-like isoform X2 — translation MAFEDVAVYFSQEEWELLDAAQRALYCHVMLENFALVSSLGLSASRPRVVLQLERGEEPWVLSGTVVTPARNAQRKPSPGPCHLAYDKVVPEAALPVTFQNGTLPAPTFTGTCERGKSSVGWQGTSLSQEKKSTGVSVIYWERLLLGPGSGEANVSLRLTSPLRTPEDSPPREKALMNRPMPDKQPRPCGAQKPFGQDGPGRGCPKIPEFETGLTSGEREKGGTSLKPHGLPASQEPPTWDQLGKALHTGPSFLSGEKPFECRACTKVFLKSSDLLKHLRTHTGERPYECSQCGKAFSQTSHLTQHQRIHSGETPYACPACGKAFRHSSSLVRHQRIHTAEKSFRCSECGKAFSHGSNLSQHRKIHAGGRPYACAQCGRRFCRNSHLIQHERTHTGEKPYTCALCGAAFSQGSSLFKHQRVHTGEKPFACTQCGRAFSHSSNLTQHQLLHTGERPFRCGDCGKAFAKGAVLLSHRRIHTGEKPFVCAHCGRAFRERPALFHHQRIHTGEKPVRRPRRGAGLCPQARPSSGAPSEGTLGRVAGPTPTSGPPAVSNPADA, via the exons ATGGCCTTTGAGGATGTGGCCGTGTACTTCTCCCAGGAGGAGTGGGAGCTCCTGGACGCAGCCCAGAGGGCCTTGTACTGCCACGTGATGTTAGAGAACTTCGCGCTTGTGTCCTCGCTGG GACTCTCTGCCTCACGACCCCGGGTGGTCCTGCAGCTGGAGCGTGGCGAGGAGCCCTGGGTTCTCAGCGGGACAGTTGTGACACCAGCCAGGAATGCTCAGAGAAAGCCCAGCCCTG GTCCCTGTCATCTGGCATATGACAAGGTTGTTCCTGAAGCAGCTTTGCCAGTGACCTTCCAGAATGGCACCCTTCCAGCACCTACCTTCACAGGCACCTGCGAACGTGGGAAAAGCTCAGTGGGTTGGCAGGGCACCTCCCTCTCTCAGGAGAAAAAGTCCACAGGCGTGTCGGTAATCTATTGGGAAAGGCTCCTGCTGGGTCCTGGCAGCGGGGAAGCCAATGTCAGTCTGCGGTTAACCTCTCCACTGAGGACTCCTGAGGATAGCCCGCCTAGGGAGAAAGCCCTCATGAACCGCCCCATGCCAGACAAGCAGCCGAGGCCATGTGGGGCCCAGAAGCCATTTGGGCAGGATGGCCCTGGAAGAGGCTGCCCCAAAATTCCAGAATTTGAGACTGGTCTCAcctctggggaaagagaaaagggtggAACTAGCCTCAAGCCTCATGGACTCCCTGCTAGCCAAGAGCCCCCTACCTGGGATCAGCTGGGCAAGGCCCTCCACACAGGCCCCAGCTTCCTCTCCGGGGAGAAGCCCTTCGAATGCAGAGCGTGCACCAAAGTGTTTCTGAAGAGCTCTGACCTGCTCAAGCACCTGCGCACCCACACTGGAGAGCGGCCATACGAATGCTCTCAGTGTGGCAAGGCCTTCAGCCAGACATCACACCTGACGCAGCACCAGCGCATCCACAGCGGTGAGACACCCTATGCGTGTCCGGCCTGTGGCAAGGCCTTCAGGCATAGCTCCTCGCTGGTGCGGCACCAGCGCATACACACCGCTGAGAAGTCCTTCCGCTGCAGCGAGTGCGGCAAGGCCTTCAGCCACGGCTCCAACCTCAGCCAGCACCGCAAGATCCACGCAGGCGGGCGGCCCTACGCATGTGCTCAGTGTGGCCGCCGTTTCTGCCGCAACTCGCACCTGATCCAGCACGAGCGCACGCACACGGGTGAGAAGCCTTACACCTGTGCCCTTTGTGGTGCCGCCTTCAGCCAGGGTTCCTCCCTCTTCAAGCACCAGCGCGTGCACACGGGTGAGAAGCCCTTCGCCTGCACACAGTGTGGCCGCGCCTTCAGCCACAGCTCTAACCTCACGCAGCACCAGCTGCTGCACACTGGGGAGCGGCCCTTCCGCTGCGGGGACTGTGGCAAGGCTTTCGCCAAGGGCGCAGTGTTGCTCAGCCACCGACGCATCCACACGGGTGAGAAGCCCTTTGTGTGCGCACACTGTGGCCGTGCCTTCCGCGAGCGCCCGGCCCTCTTCCACCACCAGAGGATCCACACGGGAGAGAAGCCCGTGCGGCGACCTCGGCGTGGGGCAGGCCTGTGCCCCCAGGCCAGGCCTTCTTCAGGGGCGCCATCAGAGGGCACGCTGGGCAGAGTAGCTGGGCCCACTCCCACCTCAGGCCCACCGGCAGTTTCGAACCCTGCTGACGCCTGA